The nucleotide sequence TACCACCCGTGGACCATACGACGCATACCGCGCCCTCTCCGAAATCAGCATTGATGTGGTGGGCTTGCCTGCCGGATGGAAACGCGCGGTCTGCGCGGCGGAGTCCCTGTCCGCAGCCGTATCCCTGGCCGAGGACTCCGGGCAGAAGAGGCTGCGGCTGACATTCGGCAACGGACACGGCCTGTCCTCGATTATCGACACGGCCAGCCGCTGCGAGGTTCTGGACAAGCAACAGATCGACCATGAGGGCGCCCACGAAGGCGTTGCGCACCTTGAAGAGCCCGCTGGCGAGGCGCACCGGATGAAGCGCCGGCAGCGAGCGTCATGGTGGATGGACATCATGCGGTCAGCCTTGGCCGAGGGCGAGAGAGTGCTCTTCAGGCATCCGGCAATCCTCGCCGCAGTGGAGGAAATCGAGAAGCATACCCGTCAGGGCGAGAAGGTGTTGGTGTTCGGCCGTTACACCCGGCCAATGCAGGCGCTCGTCCACCTGCTCAACGCCCGGGAAATGATCCGCTGCATCAGTGGCGGCGAGGGGCGCTATTGGCCGCAGTCGAAGGTCCGGAAATCCCTGACTGCCGAAGACGATGAACTCCAGGCTGTCCGGGCGGCCCTCGCGCAGCTTCGACCGGGCTGGGACATCCCTGATGTGGACCAGGCGCTCAAGCTGCAGTTCCACGGTCGCACGCGCCAGCTCAAGGCGTTTCGGAAGGACCTGGTCGCCAAACTGGAGGATGGCTTCTCCCGGGCTGTGCCAGGATCGCACGACCGGGCAAAGACCATGTGCGAGGATTTCATCAGATCGGTCCGGGAAGCCGCCGCGAAAGAGGGCGTCAGAGGGCTTTTCCCACTTGTGAGCCGGGCGCTCTTCGAACTGATCGGGCCGGAAAAGGCGCTTTCCGCCTCGCCCCAGGATCTGGCCGGGGCTTTCTGCACGTTCATCGACGTCGTGACCGACAAGGACGAAGGCGACCTGAACGGCGACAATTCCCTGGACGCGGAAGAGGCCCGCTCCCTTTGGTCCGCTGTCCTCAAAAAGATGTTGGGGGCGGAATTCCGCAAGAGCCAGGGACGGTTCGCCTGCCTCATGTACGGCCAGACAGACTGGGCCACGCGACGGGTCATCCAAGCCGGGTTCAACTCGCCCGACAGCTCTCCTAGGGTACTTATCGCGCAGTCCGTGGTGGGCCGGGAAGGGTTGAACCTCCATCAGGCATGCCGTGTCGTTGTTCTGCTGCACCCCGAATGGAATCCGGGAGTCGTCGAGCAGCAGATCGGGCGGGTGGACAGAGTCGGGAGCATGTGGAGCGCCTTGCTGAAACAGGCGGTTGTGTCCGGCGTCCAGCCCGGAGAGCTCCCCCGTATCCTCGTGAAACCCGTCATCTTCAAGGGCACCTATGACGAGCACAACTGGAATGTGCTTCAGGAGCGCTGGCAAGACCTGCGAGCGCAACTGCATGGGGTAGTCATCCCGCATGAGCATGCGGCAGGAGACCGCGAGGCGATGGCCATCGTGGATGAATTGGCCCAGGCCGCGCCCTCGTTCTCGCCCAGCGGGAAGAGAACCCAGGGTCGTGCTGACCCTGGGGCCTAAACAGCGGGGGGCCGCGAAGAAAACCGGGCAGACATGCGGGGCGGCGTTCTGGATAATGATGCTTCCGTCAGATCAGACGCACTGGGAATGTCCCTCCTCCAGGTGTGACCAGCACGCTTGTTATTTGAATGCCGTCCAGCAGCAGCGATGACAGGGCAGGCCGCCATTTGTCGATGTCGACGGGACGCCAGGTGTCAGTGATGATCCTCACGTCCCTGGTGACATTTCCGCATTTCGTCCGGGCGCAATGGTTGACGATCTCATGAATCATTCCTTCAAAGTTAAATGGCCAACGCCCTCCCCCGCGCAGGACCCCCTCCAGGTAGATGAAGTAGGCCATTCTGTAGCAACCTTTTGAGGGAGTGCCAGGGTAGCAGTTAACTTCACCCTCAGTATGCCTTGAAATGATATCCTGCAGTTCCCCTCCGAGCAGAGCGGGAGCCTCTTGAAGAATAACACCCTCCCTCACAGGCACCCGTTCGGCGATCACCGCAGCGATCCTGTGCATGTCCTCCGGGATGTAGGTCTCCCACTGTTGGTTCCAATGCATCGTTACCCTCCTTGATAGAATTCCGACATGGCCAAAACATCCTTAGCGATTCTGGATTTGAGTTCTTCAGGTCCTACGACCTTGGCTTGGCAGCCGAAACTCAACACCCAGGAGGCGACCTCGTCGATGTCCCCGCCAGTAAACTCCAACCGCACTCCCCCGCCGGGCATATCCACCAGGGATTGGTCGTCGCTCCAGATGCGTTCCCGCACGTACTGGGCAACCTGAGGCGCAAACTCCACAACGGCCCCGACCGACTGCCCGATCATGACTCCAAACGTCCGCTGCCCGTTGTACGCAGACGGTTCGGTCCCATCCGGTGCCGGAATGCTCGTGATTGCCATGGAAACGACCCTGTGCACTGCCAGAACCATGGGGAAGCGTACCCTGTTGGGCGGCGAATCCTCGATCGCCCAGCCGTCCGCGTAGAGCGACCCATGGTGAGCGACAATCCTGTGCGGCAGGAAGTGGTGCGTCCTGGCATCATCAATGTCCGATTTCCTGTATTGGACCTCGCAAACAAGGCGCTTCTTGGACGCCTCCAACAGGCGCACCAGGTCGGCTTGGCGGGGGCTGTAGTCGATATAGCCCTTGCCCAGGACTCTGACCGGGGCTTCCATCGCCCCGCCCCTTTCCTCCAGATTGGCCAGGAGCAGAGATGCTTTACCGATGGCCTCTTCCGCCTCCTCCAACATGCTTTCCGGCAGCAGGTGGCTCGCGAGGTTCTTGCACAGGGCCAAGCAGTTTATCGAGTGCGCCGCCATGCCCAACGCAGGGCGAAGGCGAGGGACGTCCAGCCAGTACCGGCGTCGCCCTCCCACGACTTCCGTGCGGAACTCAGCCGAGAAGCATTCGAGTTGTGTGCACAACCGCAGGACTGTCTGTTTGGAACAATTGAGTTTGTCCGCCAGTTCCCCCAAAAAGAATCCGGCCGGCCGGAACACGAGCATGGTGTATAGCGCCAGGATCTTGGTTGCGGCGGTTGAGTCCGGATCAAGTTTCTGCGGCATGCTTCCCTCTCATTCCTCGTGTTACGGGTAGGCTCTGTGAATTCCAGATAATGGAACGCCCGTGGGCGAAGGTCTTCACCAGAGCCTTTCACGCGCTGAAGAAAAACCCACTTCACGAACAAAATCAACTTGCCGGAGGGAATATGCCTTCCTACGAGCAGCACTGCAGGGAGTCCATGGAGATGTTCGGTCAAGCATTCGGCGAGGTACACCTCTGGCTGGACGAGTTCGCCGGGAACCCCCCATACGGCATGCGCCACCGCAAGCTACGGCATCACGAGGCTGGCATCCGGGACGTCGCCCGTCTTTTCGGCCTTCAGGCCGCAGAAGCGGCGAGACGGCACATCATATCCGACCTCACGCAGGAAGGATGGAGCGAGGCTGATCCCTTTCCCCGAGATCATGCGCATTACGTCAGTTTGGGCCTGTTCTGATAGCTGTTCTTGTACCCATGGAGCCCCGGTGCTATCGTAAAACCGACTCAAACACGGAGACGACAGCATGCCCGAACTCTCGGTGATCACAGGGAACCGTCTGGAAGTGCTTTTGCAGCAATTGCTCGATGGCGCGGGCACGGCGAATTCCCCTTTCGAGACACGCGCCGTGGTGGTGCAAAGCCGGGGGATGGAGCGCTTCCTGCGGTTGGAAATCGCCCGGCGGCAGGGAGTATGCCTTGGGTACTCATTCCCGTTCCCTGTGATGCTGGCCTACGAGTTGTTCGACCGTGTGCTCGGAAAGGGATGCGGCGCGCGGGCAGACAGCTTGCCGGTGATGACTTGGCGTGTGCTGGATCTGCTGCGTGACATCCCTGAGGGCGACGCCTTCTCTCCGGTGCGGGCCTACCTACTCGGCACGCCCACTCTCAACCGCTGGCAACTCTCCCGCGAGATCGCCAGGACCTTTGACAGATACCTCATATTCCGGCCGGAAATGATCCACGCCTTGGACGCCGGGGGCTTTAAGGACATCGGCTCGGAACACCAAACCTGGCAGGCCGAGCTCTGGGGGAACATGATCCCCCCGGGTTCCGCGCCGCACAGAGCCGACCTGAAAAGGAAGTTCCTTGATGCTGTGGTGTCCTGTCCATTGGAGGCGTTGCCCCGTCGGATTGACTTCTTCGGAATCGCCTCTCAGCCGGACTACCACCTCGACATCTTCCAGGCCCTGTCCGCCCGGGTTCCCGTGACGTTCCACATGCTCGAACCGGGGGATTGGACGAGTTCCGGCCTCGAAGACGCCGCTCTGGCGGGATGGAACGACTCCGGTGGCCATTTCAGGCGACGCCTCTTGCACCAGGCCGCGGACGTCACGTCCCTTTTCTCTGCGTCCAACCGTCCAACCCTTCTTGGGATGCTACAGGATGACCTGCTCGGCGGAAGGGCCGCCGCGCCACCAGCCCCCGAACCTCACTCGTTTCAGATCCACTGCTGCCACGGTCCGATGCGCGAGGTCGAAATTCTGAAAGACAACTTGCTCTGGATTCTCCAGAACAGGACGGATATCGAACCCAGGGATATCCTGGTGCTGAGCCCTGATCTGCGGAAATACCAGGGTTACATCCAGGCTGTGTTCGACCGCGGCCCGGACGAAAGCCACAGCATTCCGTACAGTGTCACATCCTCTGATCCGCTCGGACCGTCCGCCCTGGTGCGCACCTTCATGCGCCTTCTGGAGATTCAGCTGGAGCGCTGGCGCAAGGATGACGTGCTCGACCTGCTTGAATGCGAGGCGGTGCGTGTCCGTTTTGGGCTCAACGAAGCGGACCTGTCCCTGATCGCCTCCTGGCTGGAAGAAGCCGGCGCGATATGGGGTATCGACGGGCGCGACAAAGAGAATATCGGACTGCCCGGACTCGAGGCCTACACATGGAACTCCGCGTGCTTGCGCTTGACGCTTGGCCACGCCATGCCTCCGGACTCTCACGCGATCTACGGGAACGTAGCCCCCCTGGATCTCGTGGAGGGCAGCGACGCCATCATCCTAGGCCGCCTGCTGGACTTCCTGTCTGCCCTGATCCGCGCCCTTGCTCCCCTGGATGACCCGGAGACCATGGCGGGGTGGAAGGCGCGCATAGACGCCATCATCGACAACCTCTTCGACAGCGACCTCGCGGAGGAACTGGACGGCGTGCGAGACTGCATGGACGAAGCTGCGGAAGCACAGGGAGTTGCCCAGGGCGTGGAGCGCGTTGACCTCTCCGTGGTGAGGGCAATCCTCACGGACGGCGTGGGCTCCGGCATCGTCTCCAAGGGGCTTTTCAGCGGTGCAGTGACCTTCGCGGACATGAGCGCGCTACGCGGGGTGCCGTTCAAGGTTATAGCTGTCATTGGGCTATCGGACGAATTCCCCCGGGCCGACCGTCGCCCAGGGTTCGACCTGATGGCCGTACACCCTCGCCCTGGAGATCCCTGCCAGCGCGACGACGACCGGAGGCTCCTGCTGGAGGCGATCCTCTCCGCCCGGGAATTCCTGCTACTAAGCTATATGGGGCGCACCCAGACCCAAAACGCGGAATTGCCGCCCAGCATCCTCGTGGCCGAGTTGCTGGAATACGTCTGCTCCCGCTTCCCGGACGCGATGCGGCCAAGCGTGCGCGATCACATCGTCAGAGTCCACCACCTCCAGGCGCACCACCCCGACTATTTCACCCAAAAGGCCGGTTCGAGGCTGTTCAGCTTCTCAAGGGATCATCTCGAGTGCCTCTCGCCGCCCCTTGTCCCGCCGGCTGCCTTCCGCTCGATACTGCCGGATAACCCTGGCCTGTTGCCAAACCCGCTGCCACTGGGGCTGTTGCGCTCGTTCCTGGACAACCCGTCCAGGTTTTTCTTGGAGAAGCGTCTGGGGGTCTTTCTCCCCCGCATCAGCGATGTGGCTGGTTCATCAGAGCCTTTGGAGGGTCTGGACAAGCTCTCCGAGTACATCCTGCACAAGGAGATGCTGGATAGCGTCCTGGCGGGGTCTGATGTCAACGAACTCATGCCGTGGCTCGAACATTCCAATCGCCTCCCGCCGGGAACCCCGGGGGTGTTGTTCGCCAAGGATGCAGGCGACCTCGTTTCTTCCATGCGGGAAAGAATCATGGCTTGCACGCCTGAGGACGGCGCCACGCTCGAATGCGGCGAGGTGTCGTTGGACGGCGCAGTGCTCACGGGCGAGGCGGCGCTGGTCTACAAGAAGCGGATGCTCCGCTACAGGCCGGCCACCATCAAGTCCAAAGACAAACTGAAGGCCTGGCTGGACCATCTGTTCGTGAACGCACTCACCGGCGAGCCCCGGGAGACGCTTGTCATCGGTTCACAGGGGCCGTGCCTGCGCTTCCGGCCTCCCGCCGATGCGAAGAGAGAGTTGGCGGTGCTGGTCGGATTCCTGCGCCAGGGGATGAGGGAGCCGCTCCCCTTCTTTCCCAAAACCTCCACGGAGTTCGCCCAGACGGTCGTGACCAAGCGGAAGCCGGCCTACGAGGGGGTATCGAATGCTCGCAAGGCCTGGTTTGGATTCTCCACGCCTAGTATCACAGTACCGGGGGAAGGGGAGGACGCCCACATGGCTCGTTGCTTCCCGAACGAAAGCCATCTTGAGGAGCCCGAATTCCAGGAAACGGCTCTGACGATACTCACGCCGATGTTGGAGCATGCGGAGGAAATCCATGTCTAGCCCAGCACGCAGGCCTTTGGATCTGCTCAACGCACCGCTCTCCGATTGCAACGTCATCGTCGAGGCCAGCGCCGGAACCGGCAAGACATACGCTCTGGCCGCTCTGTATCTGCGGTTGGTGGTGGAGGCCGGGCTGGACGTCGGGAGCATCCTGGTCGTCACCTTCACCGAGGCCGCAACCGCCGAGCTCAAGACTCGCATACGTGCGCGCATCTCGCAGGCGCGTGGGGTGCTGGTGTCGAAAGGGACCGCCGAGCCGGACGATTTCCTGGCCGGGTTGCTGGCGCGCGTCAACCCAGAATTAGCGGAGAAACGTCTCTCCAATGCGGCCCGCGACCTTGACCGGGTCGGGATTTACACCATCCACGGCTTCTGCCGACGTATGCTGACCGACTTCGCCTTTGAGTGCGGTGCGGCCTTCAACAACGAGTTGATCACGGATGAGAGCCGTCTCATCCTTCAATTGGTTGAGGATTATTTTCGACGAAACATACAGACGGCCGACGAGGTTTCCACCCACACGGCCCTGGCAGGAGGGCTGATCGACAGCCTGGAGGGGCTGGCGAAGCTCCTCGGTTGCCACCCTCTTATCGATGTTCTTGATGCAGACCCCGCCGCCCCGGACTTGGCGCTGGCATTCGAAGCTGCGGACAGAGTTTACCAGCGGGCCGCCGACGGGTGGACACGGCACGGCGAGAGGGTCGCCCGACTCCTGCGGGAACAGACGGCCCTGAGCAGGAAGTCATACAAGCCGGAAGACATGACAGACTTGTCCGCCGAGTTGGATGCTTACTTCGCCCACGACAGGATCCCCCTCGGCCCCATGCCGAAATGTGTTGGAAAACTCTGCAGCCAATCCATACTGAACGCGCTGAAAAAGGGCCAGAACGCGCCGAGCCACCCCTTCTTTATGCTGTGCGACGAGTTGGCGGAGTCCCTCGAAACACTTGGCCGAGCGATGAGCGCCTTCTTGGTCCGTCTGCGAATCGGATTCTCGCAGGATTTCCCTTCCAGTCTGCAGGCACTCAAGCAGGCGAGGGGCATTCTCGGCTTTTCGGACCTGCTCGTCACCCTGCACGATGCCCTGCTCGTTGGCCATGGCTCCCTGCTGAGACAGCGCATCAGGGAGCGCTTCAAGGCTGCGCTCATAGACGAGTTCCAGGATACAGACACGCTTCAATACCATATATTCTCAACGCTTTTTTCCGAAGCGCCTCACCCCTTCTACTGCATCGGTGACCCGAAGCAGGCGATCTACGCCTTCCGGGGCGCGGACATCCACGCCTACCTTGAAGCCACGGCTAAAGCTGGAATCATCCTGACTCAGTCCACCAATCACCGTAGTGACCCAGGCATGGTCCAAGCCGTGGGCGATCTGTTCGGCCCAGCCAGGCGACCCTTCGTTCACGAAGGCATCCCCTTCGAATGTTCAACCGCTTCGGAAGTCGCCACGGAGCGTCTCACGGTGGAAGGTGACTGCGCTGCAAATCTGCGCATCTGGCATCTCAAGGCCGAGGACTTCGGCAAGGAACCGGGCTCGGAGGTCACCAAGGACAGCAGCACCCGACCAATAGCCAAGGCCGTGGCCGAAGAGATCGCTAGGCTCCTGACCCTCTCCGCCGAAGGCCGGGCAACTTTCGCGGAACACGGCTCTTCCGTACAAAGGCCGCTCTCGTCCTCAGACTTCGCCGTGCTAGTGAAGTCCCACAAGCAGGCCGGGATCGTCCGCGACGCGTTGGCAGAGCGTGGCATCCCCTGCGTTCTCCAACAGACCGAGGACGTGCTGGACACCGGCGAGGCCATGGAGTTGCACATGCTGCTCCTGGCGATCGCTAGATTCTCCAACGAGGGGTTGCTGCGTGGAGCTTTGGCCACGGACCTCCTCGGCTGGGACGCGCAAAGGCTTGACGGTCTGGAGAAAGACGAACGGCTGCGTGACGACCTCCTCGTTTCCTTCGAAGGCTACAGGATTCGTTGGGAGCGGGAGGGAGTGTTGGGGGCCGCATCCGCCCTCCTGGCCGAGTATGGCGTGCGACAGCGACTGCTGGCCCACAGTGGAGGGGAGCGACGGCTCACCAACCTGATGCACTGCCTAGAACTGCTCCATGCGGCTGAGGCGGAGTCTGGCCTTGGGGTGGACGGCCTGCTGGCCTGGTTTTCTTCCGCCTCTCACGGTAACCGGCGTGACGAGGAAAGCAAGCTCCGGCTTGAGACCGATGCCCCGGCCGTGCGCATCATGACCATTCACGCCAGCAAGGGGCTCGAGTTCAATATCGTCTTCTGCCCCTACCTCGGATGGGAGCCGAAACTATACCCCCCTGAACCTTACCACGACCCTAGCAGAGGCGGGGCGTTCGTCCTCGACCTGGACGAAGCCAGGGCTTCGGCGATGGAAGAGCTGGGCCTTCAGGAAAAGACCTCGGAGGACATGCGCCTCTTCTACGTGGCCGTCACCAGGGCAAAATCCCGCTGCTATCTGGCTTGGGGAGCCTACAACAAATGTCCCAACACTCCCATGGCCAGGCTGCTGGGCGTGGCGGGCGATGGCCATGACGCAAACTCCGTGAAAACGGCCCTGACCCAGCTTGCTGCGCACAACCCCCGCATCAGCGTCTCGGCCCTGCCGACACCGGGCGAAGGAGCAGCCCCTGAAGCAAGACCCGACCATTCGGGTTGCTCCGTA is from Fundidesulfovibrio soli and encodes:
- a CDS encoding helicase-related protein; this encodes MNHHFRGWGEVGDRLRQKAAREAAQDSPWLNQGQRDSLLASAERLENNGIILADEVGMGKTRIAVAVINAVAESGGRVAVLIPPGLGSQWDQELRTGGRQVHPVLRNLWSYFEAWAPEASPSPPPWFDRDVVLVSHLFSNWRLEENSTWRWALLQTLYYFWRRRRGGRFPKWHKSEAPLHKRVDAAAQSIVDMVPEDKSHVSFRLLEEMFTTIPEIRTPPDGALYARHKPLREPLERAVGLGLGVFDLVVIDEAHKSRGDDSGLTRLTETMILHAPEARRLALTATPVEMDVSQWMHSLQRIGVDQGRRDAIRPAVQNFAQATRDVRKHWQYSALHRERFAAASRTYREALSPYLLRRDKREDDAVELFADTTRGPYDAYRALSEISIDVVGLPAGWKRAVCAAESLSAAVSLAEDSGQKRLRLTFGNGHGLSSIIDTASRCEVLDKQQIDHEGAHEGVAHLEEPAGEAHRMKRRQRASWWMDIMRSALAEGERVLFRHPAILAAVEEIEKHTRQGEKVLVFGRYTRPMQALVHLLNAREMIRCISGGEGRYWPQSKVRKSLTAEDDELQAVRAALAQLRPGWDIPDVDQALKLQFHGRTRQLKAFRKDLVAKLEDGFSRAVPGSHDRAKTMCEDFIRSVREAAAKEGVRGLFPLVSRALFELIGPEKALSASPQDLAGAFCTFIDVVTDKDEGDLNGDNSLDAEEARSLWSAVLKKMLGAEFRKSQGRFACLMYGQTDWATRRVIQAGFNSPDSSPRVLIAQSVVGREGLNLHQACRVVVLLHPEWNPGVVEQQIGRVDRVGSMWSALLKQAVVSGVQPGELPRILVKPVIFKGTYDEHNWNVLQERWQDLRAQLHGVVIPHEHAAGDREAMAIVDELAQAAPSFSPSGKRTQGRADPGA
- a CDS encoding helix-turn-helix transcriptional regulator; translated protein: MPQKLDPDSTAATKILALYTMLVFRPAGFFLGELADKLNCSKQTVLRLCTQLECFSAEFRTEVVGGRRRYWLDVPRLRPALGMAAHSINCLALCKNLASHLLPESMLEEAEEAIGKASLLLANLEERGGAMEAPVRVLGKGYIDYSPRQADLVRLLEASKKRLVCEVQYRKSDIDDARTHHFLPHRIVAHHGSLYADGWAIEDSPPNRVRFPMVLAVHRVVSMAITSIPAPDGTEPSAYNGQRTFGVMIGQSVGAVVEFAPQVAQYVRERIWSDDQSLVDMPGGGVRLEFTGGDIDEVASWVLSFGCQAKVVGPEELKSRIAKDVLAMSEFYQGG
- a CDS encoding DUF6915 family protein, producing MERPWAKVFTRAFHALKKNPLHEQNQLAGGNMPSYEQHCRESMEMFGQAFGEVHLWLDEFAGNPPYGMRHRKLRHHEAGIRDVARLFGLQAAEAARRHIISDLTQEGWSEADPFPRDHAHYVSLGLF
- a CDS encoding exodeoxyribonuclease V subunit gamma gives rise to the protein MPELSVITGNRLEVLLQQLLDGAGTANSPFETRAVVVQSRGMERFLRLEIARRQGVCLGYSFPFPVMLAYELFDRVLGKGCGARADSLPVMTWRVLDLLRDIPEGDAFSPVRAYLLGTPTLNRWQLSREIARTFDRYLIFRPEMIHALDAGGFKDIGSEHQTWQAELWGNMIPPGSAPHRADLKRKFLDAVVSCPLEALPRRIDFFGIASQPDYHLDIFQALSARVPVTFHMLEPGDWTSSGLEDAALAGWNDSGGHFRRRLLHQAADVTSLFSASNRPTLLGMLQDDLLGGRAAAPPAPEPHSFQIHCCHGPMREVEILKDNLLWILQNRTDIEPRDILVLSPDLRKYQGYIQAVFDRGPDESHSIPYSVTSSDPLGPSALVRTFMRLLEIQLERWRKDDVLDLLECEAVRVRFGLNEADLSLIASWLEEAGAIWGIDGRDKENIGLPGLEAYTWNSACLRLTLGHAMPPDSHAIYGNVAPLDLVEGSDAIILGRLLDFLSALIRALAPLDDPETMAGWKARIDAIIDNLFDSDLAEELDGVRDCMDEAAEAQGVAQGVERVDLSVVRAILTDGVGSGIVSKGLFSGAVTFADMSALRGVPFKVIAVIGLSDEFPRADRRPGFDLMAVHPRPGDPCQRDDDRRLLLEAILSAREFLLLSYMGRTQTQNAELPPSILVAELLEYVCSRFPDAMRPSVRDHIVRVHHLQAHHPDYFTQKAGSRLFSFSRDHLECLSPPLVPPAAFRSILPDNPGLLPNPLPLGLLRSFLDNPSRFFLEKRLGVFLPRISDVAGSSEPLEGLDKLSEYILHKEMLDSVLAGSDVNELMPWLEHSNRLPPGTPGVLFAKDAGDLVSSMRERIMACTPEDGATLECGEVSLDGAVLTGEAALVYKKRMLRYRPATIKSKDKLKAWLDHLFVNALTGEPRETLVIGSQGPCLRFRPPADAKRELAVLVGFLRQGMREPLPFFPKTSTEFAQTVVTKRKPAYEGVSNARKAWFGFSTPSITVPGEGEDAHMARCFPNESHLEEPEFQETALTILTPMLEHAEEIHV
- the recB gene encoding exodeoxyribonuclease V subunit beta, yielding MSSPARRPLDLLNAPLSDCNVIVEASAGTGKTYALAALYLRLVVEAGLDVGSILVVTFTEAATAELKTRIRARISQARGVLVSKGTAEPDDFLAGLLARVNPELAEKRLSNAARDLDRVGIYTIHGFCRRMLTDFAFECGAAFNNELITDESRLILQLVEDYFRRNIQTADEVSTHTALAGGLIDSLEGLAKLLGCHPLIDVLDADPAAPDLALAFEAADRVYQRAADGWTRHGERVARLLREQTALSRKSYKPEDMTDLSAELDAYFAHDRIPLGPMPKCVGKLCSQSILNALKKGQNAPSHPFFMLCDELAESLETLGRAMSAFLVRLRIGFSQDFPSSLQALKQARGILGFSDLLVTLHDALLVGHGSLLRQRIRERFKAALIDEFQDTDTLQYHIFSTLFSEAPHPFYCIGDPKQAIYAFRGADIHAYLEATAKAGIILTQSTNHRSDPGMVQAVGDLFGPARRPFVHEGIPFECSTASEVATERLTVEGDCAANLRIWHLKAEDFGKEPGSEVTKDSSTRPIAKAVAEEIARLLTLSAEGRATFAEHGSSVQRPLSSSDFAVLVKSHKQAGIVRDALAERGIPCVLQQTEDVLDTGEAMELHMLLLAIARFSNEGLLRGALATDLLGWDAQRLDGLEKDERLRDDLLVSFEGYRIRWEREGVLGAASALLAEYGVRQRLLAHSGGERRLTNLMHCLELLHAAEAESGLGVDGLLAWFSSASHGNRRDEESKLRLETDAPAVRIMTIHASKGLEFNIVFCPYLGWEPKLYPPEPYHDPSRGGAFVLDLDEARASAMEELGLQEKTSEDMRLFYVAVTRAKSRCYLAWGAYNKCPNTPMARLLGVAGDGHDANSVKTALTQLAAHNPRISVSALPTPGEGAAPEARPDHSGCSVLDFTRQMDDEWGISSFTALSGFRERTRYGRVNDEQAPGEAAPDSGPDPSEGHEARAHELPAGTLAGVMYHEFFENMDFQAPGTDLFKASAATQLARHGMDTAHAPNLATLARRVLDAVLPGGVRLAEVLPSERRAEAGFHTPLARLRPQDMRAVYGKWSDTFPHPWHDALSGWYARPREGFLTGSMDLFYRHGGRYYLLDWKSNRLGSGPEAYSPERLATAMASHWYFLQYHLYCLALERHLEATVPGYDREEHFGGVHYLFIRGIDPDRPGHGVFFDRPVGGFMKDLERAILSPPAGRAGHAAN